CTTCTTGTCTCTGCCGCCGTTGTCCAGGCCCAGCAGCCCGAGCCTGCTCAGGCTCCACCTTCAGCAACGCAAGCTGCTCTCGGCCCGTCTGGTTCAGTCGAGATGTCAGACGGGCCGGTGCGGATCGCGGGTGGCGTTTCCGCTGGCCTTCTGATTGAGAAGAAGAATCCTGTCTATCCGATTGAAGCGAAGCTCGCGCATGTGAGCGGTACCGTCATCTTGCGCGCCATCATCAACAAAGAGGGCTCGATCGCCGACCTGAAAGTGATCAGCGGCCCGGATCTACTTGTCAAAGGCGCGGTGGACGCCGTGAGCGCGTGGAAGTACCGCCCGTACATGCTGAATGGCCAGCCCGTTGATGTACAGACCACCATCATGGTGAACTTCAACCTCGATGACAAACCCCAGCACGGTTCAGACGGCGGTCCTGCCCGCATACCGTCAGGCGTCATGGCGAGTCAACTCATCAGTAAGACGCCACCGGTGTATCCCGCTGAAGCGCGAGCGACGCATACCAACGGTTCGGTCGTGCTGCGCGCGCTCATCGGTATCGATGGGAAGGTCAAAGATCTGAAGATCGTGAGCGGACCGCAGGTGCTGCAACAATCGGTCTTGGATGCGGTAAAGACGTGGCGATATCGCCCCTACGTTCTGAACGGCGTGCCTACGGAAGTGGACACAGTGATCGTGGTGAACATCCGGTCGAACGGCGGGATATAGTTCGCGGTGAGCGTGCGGGGTCTCGCTGTCATCTTGCGCCCCGCGAAAGATTTGTTTGCGGGGTCTGCGTTAGAGCTTATTGTCACGTCCGTATGAACGCCGGGCTTCAGCCGCTGAGGTGAGTTTTATGGGTACGACTGAAGTCGCGGACTTCCTGTTCGTGGTCTCCTCAAACTTCTCTGGAAACCCATGTCTCCAAAAGTCGAGACATGGGGCACCCGTTTGTGGTGACGCGATCATTCACCTAGACCCTAGACCCTAGACCCTAGACCCTAGACCACTGCTTGCTCGTACCCCATCCGGTAACCGCTCAGAAACCCTAATTTTCCTGCGCTCCTCTACAATGTGGAGTAGCGGTTTTGCGTCTCCAGAGCAGTCGTTGAGAGACCCCGCGAAGAACAGGATTCCCCTTGCCCGAGTATCGCAATCCCAACCAGACCGGCGGCGGTTCGCAGGACAACCGCGGGTTCATGGTGATGATGATCGTCATGATCGGCCTTATTGCCGGTCTGCAGTTCTGGCGCGCCAAGCACAACCCGCAGACGGCCTCGCCTGCGGACACCGCAGCGACCGCCCCCGCTTCCTCCAGCACGCCCAGCCCCGTTGCCAGCGCCATCGCGCCGGGCGCTCCCGTTACCGCGGAGACCGTGCAGGCCGCTGCCGAAACGACCACCGTCGTGCAGAACGAGCTCTACAAGATCACCTTCTCGAACCGCGGCGGCGAAGTCCGCTCGTGGATTCTGAAGCGCTACCAGGACACCGACGGCCAGCCGCTCGACCTCGTGCATGACGGCGCGGCGAAGCTTTACGGCTATCCGCTCTCGCTCTACACCTACGATCCCGCGATCACGAAGGCGCTGGCTTCGGGCCTCTACGTAGCCTCGGCAACCGGCAACGTTGCGGCCCCCGCCTCGGTGACCTTCAAGTACGCTGCCGGCGATCTGCAGGTGACGAAGACCTTCAGCTTCGGCGCCGACTACGTCGTGCACGCCGACACGCAGGTGCTGCGCAACGGTTCGCCGATCGCGGCTCCGCTGGCCTGGCCTGCCGGTTTTGGCGATCAGGCGGATGCGCTCGGTTACGCGAACGCGACCATCGACACCTCGTCGAAGGGCAAGGACGAGCACATCGCCTTCAAGAAGGTTTCCGGCGGCGCTACGCTCAACGGCCCGTGGGATTACCTCGGCGTGGCTGACCAGTACTTCAGCGCGGTCTTCCTGCCGGACAACGTCGACGACGCTTCGCTCGTGACGTTCTCGCGCAACATCGACATCAACAAGGTCGTGCGCCACAACGGCGTGCCGACCGTCTCGGCGAAGAAGCCGATCGAAGTGCCGGTGATCGGCGCGGCGATGGGTGCGAAGTCCGGCCGCGTGCAGACGCGCATCTTCGTAGGCCCGAAGGACTGGGCTGTGCTGACGGCCGTGCAGTCGACGAGCGGCGAAAAGCTTACCTCGCTGATCGACTTCGGCATGTGGGGACCGATCTCGAAGGCGCTCTTCCTCGGTATGCGCGCCGTGCACTCGGCGATTGCGCCGGCGAATCCGCAGCCGGGTAATTGGAGCTGGGGCTGGGCAATCGTGGTCTTCACGATCCTGATCAACCTGCTCATGCTGCCGCTCCGCATCAAGGGCATGAAGAGCATGCTGAAGATGCAGCGCCTGCAGCCGGAGATCAACGCGATCAAGGCGCGCCACGGAAACCCCGGCCCGACCGATCCGAAGGCCGCGAAGATGAACGCCGAAGTGATGGCGCTGCAGAAGGAAAACGGCGTCTCGATGTTCGGCGGCTGCATTCCCACGCTGCTCACCTTGCCGCTGCTCTTCGCGATGTTGACGATGATGCAGCGCGTGGTGGAGCTTCGCCACGCGCACTTCTTCTGGCTGCATGATCTGTCGGCGGGCGACCCGTATCACATCCTGCCGATCATCCTGGCGCTCAGCTCGTTCCTCGTGCAGTTTTACACGCCGAGCCCCGGTGTGGACCCGGCGCAGGCCCGCATGATGGCCTTCACGATGCCGCTGTTCTCGCTCTACATGACTTGGAACTACGCTTCGGGTCTGGCGCTGTACTGGAACATCGGCAACCTGATCATGATCCTGCAGCAGCAGGTGACGAACCGAACGTCTCTCGGCAAGGAGATGCGTGCCGTGGCCGAGAAAAATGCAAAGTCGAAGGCGACCGGGAAAACAATTCAAGCGAAGCCGCAAACCCGGCGTTAGACGACACTTAGACGTCGTTCGACGACGATAACCGAAGTAGATAACAAAGGACGGCTACCCCGTCCTTTGTTTTGTGCGTCATAATCAAACGGCAGAACAACACTCGAACGGGGCTTCGATCTGAACGGAGACCAACGGGAGACTATGGACGACCTGCAGCAAGCCGCAACCACGATCGCCTCGCTTATGCGTACCTTGACCGGGCCAGGCGGGTTTCGACTCAAGTACCGTATTACCGCTGGCGCTGGCGCAGCCGACCCGGATGGGTTCGAACGCCGCGATATTTACGTCGAGTGTAAGGGCCCCGATGCAGAACTGATGCTGGAGCGCGACGGCGAACTGCTGCGCGCTCTTGAGCACGTGGCCGCAAAGGCCCTGCGTCTCGAAGCCGAGGACCATGACCGCATCAGCTTCGATGCCGACGGCTTTAAAGCCGAGCGCGCTTCCTCGCTGCGCCGCATGGCCGAGGACGGCATCGCTCGCGTGAAGGAGACGGAGAAGCCTTACCACTTCCCGCCCATGAACTCGCGTGAACGCCGTATGTTGCACATGTTCCTGAAGGAATCTGACCTGCAGACGGCGAGCTCGGGCGAA
The nucleotide sequence above comes from Granulicella cerasi. Encoded proteins:
- a CDS encoding energy transducer TonB, which encodes MKRFLPLALLVSAAVVQAQQPEPAQAPPSATQAALGPSGSVEMSDGPVRIAGGVSAGLLIEKKNPVYPIEAKLAHVSGTVILRAIINKEGSIADLKVISGPDLLVKGAVDAVSAWKYRPYMLNGQPVDVQTTIMVNFNLDDKPQHGSDGGPARIPSGVMASQLISKTPPVYPAEARATHTNGSVVLRALIGIDGKVKDLKIVSGPQVLQQSVLDAVKTWRYRPYVLNGVPTEVDTVIVVNIRSNGGI
- a CDS encoding Jag family protein, yielding MDDLQQAATTIASLMRTLTGPGGFRLKYRITAGAGAADPDGFERRDIYVECKGPDAELMLERDGELLRALEHVAAKALRLEAEDHDRISFDADGFKAERASSLRRMAEDGIARVKETEKPYHFPPMNSRERRMLHMFLKESDLQTASSGEGARRFVVLYPAGAAVPREDDRRGGGGFRDRRAGGGGRGGDRGRGGDRGRGGDRRGGGGRGRR
- the yidC gene encoding membrane protein insertase YidC, which produces MPEYRNPNQTGGGSQDNRGFMVMMIVMIGLIAGLQFWRAKHNPQTASPADTAATAPASSSTPSPVASAIAPGAPVTAETVQAAAETTTVVQNELYKITFSNRGGEVRSWILKRYQDTDGQPLDLVHDGAAKLYGYPLSLYTYDPAITKALASGLYVASATGNVAAPASVTFKYAAGDLQVTKTFSFGADYVVHADTQVLRNGSPIAAPLAWPAGFGDQADALGYANATIDTSSKGKDEHIAFKKVSGGATLNGPWDYLGVADQYFSAVFLPDNVDDASLVTFSRNIDINKVVRHNGVPTVSAKKPIEVPVIGAAMGAKSGRVQTRIFVGPKDWAVLTAVQSTSGEKLTSLIDFGMWGPISKALFLGMRAVHSAIAPANPQPGNWSWGWAIVVFTILINLLMLPLRIKGMKSMLKMQRLQPEINAIKARHGNPGPTDPKAAKMNAEVMALQKENGVSMFGGCIPTLLTLPLLFAMLTMMQRVVELRHAHFFWLHDLSAGDPYHILPIILALSSFLVQFYTPSPGVDPAQARMMAFTMPLFSLYMTWNYASGLALYWNIGNLIMILQQQVTNRTSLGKEMRAVAEKNAKSKATGKTIQAKPQTRR